From Vogesella sp. XCS3, the proteins below share one genomic window:
- a CDS encoding MarR family winged helix-turn-helix transcriptional regulator, protein MNSTPTNTLLRDAMKAFFHAYQAFTDKPDEMLAKRGLARVHHRILFFVALHPGLSVKDLLACLGVTKQAINIPLRQLMEMDLVEAGTAEHDKRVKELRLTEEGRKLEEALHREQARLLLQAFGEAGQQATEGWLKVNQVMARPQT, encoded by the coding sequence ATGAATTCCACCCCCACAAACACATTGTTACGCGATGCGATGAAGGCGTTTTTTCATGCCTATCAGGCCTTTACCGACAAGCCGGACGAAATGCTGGCCAAACGCGGCCTGGCACGCGTGCACCACCGCATCCTGTTTTTTGTGGCGCTACACCCCGGGCTGTCGGTAAAAGACCTGCTGGCCTGTCTGGGCGTGACCAAACAGGCCATCAATATTCCGTTACGCCAGCTGATGGAAATGGATCTGGTAGAAGCCGGCACCGCCGAGCACGACAAGCGCGTGAAAGAACTGCGCCTGACCGAAGAAGGCCGCAAGCTGGAAGAAGCCCTGCATCGCGAGCAGGCGCGCCTGCTGCTGCAGGCCTTTGGCGAAGCCGGCCAGCAAGCCACCGAAGGCTGGCTGAAGGTAAACCAGGTCATGGCCCGCCCGCAAACCTGA
- a CDS encoding GNAT family N-acetyltransferase, whose product MRIEAASVLHSHAYPAYFQQCRAAGCSHYRDSDDSAAVFYQRVLDRAAGRHLPPGELPTQTWFALDAQGGILGTIRLRHGCTPFILDHSGHIGYEVHPAARGRGVAGSLLAYVQRHGAPQLDGGWLITCDDDNAASQRVISRAGGVLLTATAQGPGEAWLRYYHLPSRRY is encoded by the coding sequence ATGCGTATCGAAGCCGCCAGCGTGCTGCACAGCCATGCTTACCCCGCGTATTTCCAGCAGTGCCGCGCTGCCGGTTGCAGCCATTACCGCGATAGCGATGACAGCGCGGCGGTGTTTTACCAACGCGTGCTGGACCGAGCCGCCGGACGCCATCTGCCGCCAGGCGAGCTGCCTACCCAGACCTGGTTTGCGCTGGACGCGCAGGGCGGCATTTTGGGCACCATCCGCCTGCGGCACGGATGCACGCCGTTCATTCTCGATCACAGCGGCCATATCGGTTACGAAGTGCACCCGGCAGCACGGGGGCGTGGCGTGGCCGGCAGCCTGCTGGCGTACGTGCAGCGCCACGGCGCACCGCAACTTGACGGCGGTTGGCTGATAACCTGCGACGATGACAACGCCGCTTCGCAACGCGTGATCAGCCGCGCCGGTGGCGTGCTGCTCACCGCCACGGCGCAGGGGCCGGGCGAGGCGTGGCTGCGCTACTATCATTTGCCGTCGCGCAGGTATTGA
- the rluB gene encoding 23S rRNA pseudouridine(2605) synthase RluB: protein MSKGQRNTSRQPVARVRGQESGQPRQPDMGRSGGGSKPSGRGKPTGSFLTPRNAPAAPQGKPAPAARREAAPINPEGRRAPVNYDTRRAAPVRGEAALQHERRFGNKNAAMPATDAPQPEFGKARREGPAPKVQRAKKLALRAPKQEIVDRSARLRETRVDYSKIEPIRLQKALAASGVGSRREMEEWIEAGFITVNGKKAALGDKVGPQDRVTAKGNPIKLKWADRLPRVIMYHKQEGEIVTRDDPEGRVTVFDRLPQAKSSRWVAIGRLDVNTSGLLLITTSGELANRMMHPSFEFDREYSVRVLGELTREQMQEMTKGVELEDGPAVFQRVSEKGGAEEGANRWYNVVIREGRNREVRRMFEHFGLTVSRLIRVRFGNIGLPPRLKRGQYYELNEAEVAAVMKWAGLTATGQAKTGKRD, encoded by the coding sequence ATGTCTAAAGGACAACGCAATACCTCCCGCCAACCCGTGGCCCGCGTACGCGGCCAGGAAAGCGGCCAACCTCGCCAGCCCGATATGGGCCGCAGCGGTGGCGGCAGCAAGCCGTCCGGCCGTGGCAAACCCACCGGCAGCTTTCTGACCCCGCGCAACGCCCCGGCTGCGCCGCAGGGCAAACCGGCACCGGCTGCGCGCCGTGAAGCCGCGCCGATCAACCCGGAAGGCCGTCGCGCCCCGGTAAACTACGATACCCGCCGCGCCGCGCCCGTACGTGGCGAGGCCGCGCTGCAGCACGAGCGCCGCTTTGGCAATAAAAACGCCGCCATGCCGGCTACCGATGCACCGCAGCCGGAATTCGGCAAGGCCCGCCGCGAAGGCCCGGCCCCGAAAGTACAGCGTGCCAAGAAGCTGGCACTGCGTGCTCCTAAGCAGGAAATCGTCGACCGCTCCGCCCGCCTGCGCGAAACCCGCGTGGACTACAGCAAGATCGAGCCGATCCGCCTGCAAAAAGCGTTGGCCGCATCCGGTGTGGGCTCGCGCCGTGAAATGGAAGAGTGGATCGAAGCCGGCTTTATCACGGTAAACGGTAAAAAAGCCGCGCTGGGCGACAAGGTTGGCCCGCAAGACCGCGTCACTGCCAAAGGCAACCCGATCAAGCTGAAGTGGGCCGACCGCCTGCCACGCGTGATCATGTACCACAAGCAGGAAGGCGAAATCGTTACCCGTGACGACCCGGAAGGCCGCGTCACCGTGTTCGACCGCCTGCCGCAAGCCAAATCCAGCCGTTGGGTAGCTATTGGTCGCCTGGACGTGAACACCTCCGGCCTGCTGCTGATTACCACCAGCGGCGAGCTGGCCAACCGCATGATGCACCCTAGCTTCGAGTTCGACCGCGAGTACTCGGTACGCGTGCTGGGCGAGCTGACCCGCGAGCAGATGCAGGAAATGACCAAAGGCGTGGAGCTGGAAGACGGCCCGGCAGTGTTCCAGCGCGTTAGCGAAAAAGGTGGCGCGGAAGAGGGCGCCAACCGCTGGTACAACGTGGTGATCCGCGAAGGCCGTAACCGCGAAGTGCGCCGCATGTTCGAACACTTCGGCCTTACCGTCAGCCGCCTGATCCGCGTGCGTTTTGGTAACATCGGCTTGCCTCCGCGCCTGAAGCGTGGCCAGTACTACGAGCTGAACGAGGCGGAAGTGGCAGCGGTAATGAAATGGGCGGGCCTGACGGCGACCGGCCAGGCCAAAACCGGCAAGCGCGACTAG
- the scpB gene encoding SMC-Scp complex subunit ScpB, translating to MSTITDLNYLKIVLETALLTAQEPLTVGQLKKLFTEDVKAALINDILDEVQQNWKGRGVELVKLASGWRFRARAEFTPYLARLTPEKPPRYSRAVMETLAIIAYKQPVTRGDIEAIRGVSVSTSVMQTLLERGWIEVIGHKDVPGRPGLYASTHKFLDDLGFHTLRDLPPLAELSTLVVSEPAPPDEEPLADEAPQ from the coding sequence ATGTCCACCATTACCGACCTCAATTACCTGAAGATCGTGCTGGAAACCGCCCTGCTTACCGCGCAGGAGCCGTTAACTGTGGGCCAGCTGAAAAAGCTGTTCACCGAAGACGTGAAAGCGGCCTTGATCAATGACATCCTGGACGAGGTGCAGCAAAACTGGAAAGGCCGCGGGGTAGAGCTGGTGAAACTGGCTTCCGGCTGGCGCTTTCGCGCTCGCGCCGAATTTACCCCGTACCTGGCACGGCTTACGCCGGAAAAGCCGCCGCGTTATTCGCGCGCGGTCATGGAAACACTGGCCATCATCGCCTATAAACAGCCGGTTACCCGTGGCGATATCGAAGCCATACGCGGTGTATCGGTGTCTACCAGTGTGATGCAGACCCTGCTGGAGCGGGGCTGGATCGAAGTCATCGGGCACAAGGACGTGCCCGGACGCCCGGGGCTATACGCCAGCACGCACAAGTTTCTCGACGACCTCGGGTTTCATACCCTGCGTGATTTGCCGCCTTTGGCCGAGCTGTCCACCCTGGTGGTCAGCGAGCCGGCGCCACCGGACGAAGAGCCCCTCGCTGATGAGGCGCCCCAATAA
- the minD gene encoding septum site-determining protein MinD, whose translation MAKIIVVTSGKGGVGKTTTSASFASGLALRGHKTAVIDFDVGLRNLDLIMGCERRVVYDLINVINGEATLNQTLIKDKHCDNLYVMPASQTRDKDSLTEEGVEKVLKEMGDMGFEYIVCDSPAGIEKGALLALLFADEAVVVTNPEVSSVRDSDRILGILSSKSRRAIEGREPVKEHLLITRYSPSRVDKGEMLSVDDVKEILRVNLIGVIPESQAILQASNSGTPAIHLKGSDAAEAYADVVARFLGEDRPMRFLEAEKIGFLKRLFGG comes from the coding sequence GTGGCAAAAATCATTGTTGTTACCTCCGGCAAAGGCGGTGTGGGCAAGACCACCACCAGCGCCAGTTTCGCATCCGGCCTGGCCCTGCGTGGCCACAAAACCGCGGTTATCGACTTCGACGTCGGCTTGCGTAACCTGGACTTGATCATGGGCTGCGAACGCCGCGTGGTATACGATCTGATCAATGTGATCAATGGCGAAGCCACACTGAACCAGACGCTGATCAAGGACAAGCACTGCGACAACCTGTACGTGATGCCGGCCTCGCAAACCCGCGACAAAGACTCCCTCACCGAAGAGGGCGTGGAAAAAGTCCTCAAAGAAATGGGCGACATGGGCTTTGAGTACATTGTGTGCGACTCGCCGGCCGGTATCGAAAAAGGCGCGCTGCTGGCGCTGCTGTTTGCCGATGAAGCCGTGGTGGTAACCAACCCGGAAGTCTCGTCGGTACGAGACTCCGACCGCATCCTGGGGATTTTGTCGTCCAAATCCCGCCGCGCCATCGAAGGCCGCGAGCCGGTAAAAGAACACCTGCTGATTACCCGCTATTCCCCTAGCCGCGTGGACAAGGGCGAAATGCTGTCGGTGGACGATGTAAAAGAGATCCTGCGCGTGAACCTGATCGGAGTGATCCCGGAATCGCAGGCCATTCTGCAAGCCTCGAACTCCGGCACCCCGGCCATTCACCTGAAGGGTAGCGACGCGGCCGAAGCTTACGCCGACGTGGTTGCCCGTTTCCTGGGCGAAGACCGCCCTATGCGCTTCCTTGAAGCCGAAAAGATCGGCTTCCTCAAGCGCCTGTTCGGAGGCTAA
- a CDS encoding LysR substrate-binding domain-containing protein, translating into MTLTELRYIVAVARERHFGRAAQSCFVSQPTLSIAIKKLEDELGVTLFERGGQEVSVTEIGERIIEQSQRVLEEAETVKRLAGEHQNELAGPLKLGVIFTISPYLLPRLIPALRILAPDMPLILEENYTSRLAEMLKRGEVDAIIVADPFDEPGTEAYPLYDEPFMVATPKGHPWEKRERIQACDLREESVLLLSQGNCFRDQVLQACSEVASKQYQSNSLASMVQGSSLNTIRHMVASGMGVTVLPATSVSPADEGLLSVIPFQAPAPQRRVMLVTRRQFFRKKAIETLQQAVFRSGLPGVTMLEDNAISA; encoded by the coding sequence ATGACCCTTACCGAACTGCGTTATATCGTGGCAGTGGCGCGCGAGCGCCACTTTGGCCGCGCGGCGCAAAGCTGCTTTGTCAGCCAGCCCACGCTGTCCATCGCCATCAAGAAGCTGGAAGACGAGCTGGGCGTGACGCTGTTTGAGCGCGGCGGGCAAGAGGTGTCTGTCACCGAAATCGGCGAGCGCATCATCGAGCAGTCGCAGCGCGTGCTGGAAGAGGCCGAAACCGTGAAACGGCTAGCCGGCGAGCACCAGAACGAGCTGGCCGGGCCGCTGAAGCTGGGGGTGATCTTCACCATCAGCCCCTACCTGCTGCCGCGGCTGATCCCGGCGCTGCGCATCCTGGCGCCGGACATGCCGCTGATCCTGGAAGAAAACTACACCTCGCGCCTGGCCGAAATGCTCAAGCGCGGTGAAGTGGACGCCATCATCGTAGCCGACCCCTTCGACGAGCCCGGTACCGAAGCCTACCCGCTGTACGACGAACCCTTCATGGTGGCTACACCCAAGGGCCACCCATGGGAAAAGCGTGAGCGTATCCAGGCCTGCGACCTGCGCGAGGAGAGCGTGCTGCTGCTATCGCAGGGTAACTGCTTCCGCGACCAGGTGCTGCAAGCGTGCAGCGAAGTGGCCAGCAAGCAGTACCAGAGCAATAGCCTGGCATCGATGGTACAAGGCAGCTCGCTGAACACTATCCGCCACATGGTAGCCAGTGGCATGGGCGTCACCGTGTTACCGGCTACCTCGGTGTCGCCTGCCGATGAAGGCCTGCTGTCGGTGATACCGTTCCAGGCACCGGCGCCACAGCGCCGCGTGATGCTGGTAACGCGCCGCCAGTTCTTCCGCAAAAAAGCCATCGAAACACTGCAGCAAGCGGTATTCCGCTCCGGCCTGCCCGGCGTCACCATGCTGGAAGACAACGCCATCAGCGCCTGA
- a CDS encoding PLP-dependent aminotransferase family protein, whose translation MFSERIERLSGSLIREILAAAQRPEVISFAGGLPAADCLPKLDFSGVPPHLAQYGTSEGEPEFRAAIVQELARIGLDIDASQVLVLSGSQQALDLAAKLFIDPHTPVITEGPTYLAALQVFKLFGADITTVQQEQGQLPPAKLAEAIAASQAKLAYLIPSFQNPSGACYSEETRRGLAEVIDAANMPVIEDDPYRALSYDGEAPRPLVTHLKKAPWIYCGSFSKTLAPGLRIGYMVASPELMPYLLKLKQAADLHTNRLGQWFNTQWLNSGDYVGHLKELQQSYKVGRDAMQTALETHFADLADWLVPQGGLFFWLKLKQPRDTRPLLKVALEENNVAFMPGEAFYSQPEEGIGHLRLNFSHASPERIEEGIKRLAGVIRAAQ comes from the coding sequence ATGTTTTCAGAACGCATCGAACGCCTGTCCGGCTCGCTGATCCGCGAGATTCTCGCCGCTGCACAGCGCCCGGAGGTGATTTCGTTTGCCGGTGGCCTGCCTGCGGCAGACTGTTTGCCCAAGCTGGATTTCAGTGGCGTACCGCCACATCTGGCGCAGTACGGCACCAGCGAAGGCGAGCCGGAATTCCGCGCCGCCATCGTACAGGAGCTGGCGCGTATCGGCCTGGATATCGATGCTTCGCAGGTGTTGGTGCTGTCCGGTAGCCAGCAGGCGCTGGATCTGGCAGCCAAGCTGTTCATCGATCCGCACACCCCGGTGATTACCGAAGGCCCGACTTACCTGGCTGCACTGCAGGTATTCAAGCTGTTTGGCGCCGACATTACTACCGTACAACAAGAGCAGGGCCAGCTGCCGCCAGCCAAGCTGGCCGAGGCGATTGCCGCCAGCCAGGCCAAACTGGCCTACCTGATTCCGTCGTTCCAGAACCCGTCTGGTGCGTGCTATAGCGAAGAAACCCGCCGCGGCCTGGCCGAGGTGATTGATGCGGCCAACATGCCGGTGATCGAGGATGACCCGTACCGCGCGTTGTCTTACGATGGCGAAGCCCCGCGCCCACTGGTAACGCACCTGAAAAAAGCGCCGTGGATCTACTGTGGTTCCTTCTCCAAAACGCTGGCGCCAGGCCTGCGTATCGGTTACATGGTGGCTTCGCCCGAGCTGATGCCTTACCTGCTGAAGCTGAAACAGGCTGCCGACCTGCACACCAACCGCCTGGGCCAGTGGTTCAACACCCAGTGGCTGAACAGCGGCGACTACGTTGGCCACCTCAAAGAGCTGCAGCAAAGCTACAAGGTTGGCCGCGACGCCATGCAAACCGCGCTGGAAACCCACTTTGCCGACCTGGCCGACTGGCTGGTACCGCAAGGTGGCCTGTTCTTCTGGCTCAAACTGAAGCAGCCACGCGACACTCGCCCGCTGCTGAAAGTGGCGCTGGAAGAAAATAATGTGGCCTTCATGCCGGGCGAGGCGTTTTACTCCCAGCCGGAAGAAGGTATCGGCCACCTGCGCCTGAACTTCAGCCACGCCTCGCCAGAGCGCATCGAAGAAGGCATCAAGCGCCTGGCTGGCGTGATTCGCGCCGCGCAGTAA
- a CDS encoding tryptophan--tRNA ligase: MFANRILSGMRPTGSLHLGHYHGVIKNWVELQHSHECFFMVADWHALTTNFDDVSIIGKSINEMVIDWLASGVDPEKSTIFVQSKVPQHAELHLALSMVTPLGWLERVPTYKDQMDKLSHKDLTTYGFLGYPLLQAADILVYKAGLVPVGEDQVPHIELTREVARRFNHMFGREPNFEELAKAAVKKIGKAGKQFEQLRTAYLQDGNAESLEKAREILAQSQNLGGADRERLMGWLENKGKIILPECEAKLTAASKMPGLDGQKMSKSYGNTITMREAPEAVTKKIRGMPTDPARVRRTDAGNPSRCPVWQLHEVYSDGTTKEWVKAGCTSAGIGCLDCKQPVIDAVVREQQPMFERAEKYLSNPKLVQEILAEGNARAEQVARATMNDVRQAMGLGY; this comes from the coding sequence ATGTTTGCCAACCGTATCCTTTCCGGCATGCGCCCTACGGGCAGCCTGCACCTGGGCCACTACCACGGCGTGATCAAGAACTGGGTAGAGCTGCAGCACAGCCACGAATGCTTCTTCATGGTGGCCGACTGGCACGCGCTGACCACCAACTTTGACGACGTTTCCATCATCGGCAAGTCCATCAACGAGATGGTCATCGACTGGTTGGCTTCCGGCGTAGACCCGGAAAAGTCCACCATCTTCGTGCAGTCCAAAGTGCCGCAGCACGCCGAGCTGCACCTGGCACTGTCCATGGTGACACCGCTGGGCTGGCTGGAGCGCGTGCCCACCTACAAAGACCAGATGGACAAGCTCAGCCACAAGGACCTCACCACCTACGGCTTCCTGGGCTACCCGCTGCTGCAGGCCGCCGACATTCTGGTATACAAGGCCGGCCTGGTGCCGGTGGGCGAAGACCAGGTGCCGCACATCGAGCTGACCCGCGAAGTAGCGCGCCGCTTCAACCACATGTTCGGCCGCGAGCCAAACTTTGAAGAGCTGGCCAAGGCTGCCGTCAAAAAAATCGGCAAGGCCGGCAAACAGTTCGAGCAGCTGCGCACCGCCTACCTGCAGGACGGCAACGCCGAGTCGCTGGAAAAAGCGCGCGAGATCTTGGCGCAAAGCCAGAACCTGGGCGGCGCCGACCGCGAGCGCCTGATGGGCTGGCTGGAAAACAAGGGCAAGATCATTCTGCCGGAGTGCGAGGCAAAGCTGACCGCCGCCTCCAAAATGCCGGGCCTGGACGGGCAGAAGATGTCCAAGTCCTACGGCAACACCATCACCATGCGCGAAGCGCCGGAGGCGGTAACCAAGAAAATCCGCGGCATGCCCACCGACCCGGCACGCGTGCGCCGCACCGACGCCGGCAACCCGAGCCGTTGCCCGGTATGGCAGCTGCACGAGGTATATAGCGACGGCACCACCAAAGAATGGGTGAAAGCCGGCTGTACCAGCGCCGGCATCGGTTGTCTGGACTGCAAGCAGCCGGTGATCGACGCCGTGGTGCGTGAGCAGCAGCCGATGTTCGAGCGCGCCGAAAAATACCTGAGCAACCCCAAGTTGGTGCAGGAGATTCTGGCCGAAGGCAACGCCCGTGCCGAGCAGGTGGCGCGCGCCACCATGAACGACGTGCGTCAGGCCATGGGGCTGGGCTACTAA
- a CDS encoding phasin family protein, producing the protein MSMFTNAQEFSAFGQAQFDKAVRLSSIFLSSAERLTNLQLEISRKLLAANAETLKQLSAIKDPKAFAEFQAGLAQPSLDKALTTAREVYDATLVTQTELTSFVEEQVAETNKQVLDVLDRFAKNAPAGSEPAVQALKNLVTSSSTAFENASKTAKKVGSEFAEASVEAAETSAKAATAAVSRARKTPASPAA; encoded by the coding sequence ATGTCCATGTTTACCAACGCACAAGAATTTTCCGCTTTCGGTCAGGCACAGTTTGATAAAGCCGTTCGCCTGTCTTCCATTTTCCTGTCCAGCGCCGAGCGCCTGACCAACCTGCAGCTGGAAATTTCCCGCAAGCTGCTGGCTGCCAACGCTGAAACCCTGAAACAGCTGTCCGCCATCAAGGACCCGAAAGCCTTCGCTGAATTTCAAGCCGGTCTGGCCCAGCCTAGCCTGGACAAAGCGCTGACTACCGCCCGCGAAGTGTACGACGCTACCTTGGTGACCCAGACCGAGCTGACTTCCTTTGTGGAAGAGCAAGTTGCCGAAACCAACAAGCAGGTACTGGATGTACTGGACCGTTTTGCCAAAAACGCACCGGCTGGTTCCGAGCCTGCTGTTCAGGCCCTGAAAAACCTGGTGACCTCCAGCAGCACTGCATTCGAAAATGCTTCCAAAACCGCCAAGAAAGTTGGCTCCGAGTTTGCCGAAGCCAGCGTAGAAGCTGCCGAAACTTCGGCCAAAGCAGCTACTGCTGCAGTAAGCCGCGCTCGCAAGACCCCGGCTTCCCCAGCTGCCTGA
- the minC gene encoding septum site-determining protein MinC yields the protein MSPAANLFDIKSASLDLLAVLLRSGDCAQLEAALEARFGNKIDATQSEAFLLDLDAIDAPGSLDLDQIRALFLAKGIRIIALRHRDMAVAEIARQHGLAYVNTSASPRSELSLPAASEPPPPAAPAAAPAPATTLIVDRPVRAGQQIYAKGGDLVVLATVNVGAELIADGSIHVYAPMRGRALAGARGNTQARIFVQGMQAELVSIAGVYRTIEQALPDSIQGKPTQIYLENERLVMTALGE from the coding sequence ATGAGCCCTGCGGCCAACCTTTTTGATATCAAATCTGCCAGCCTGGACTTGCTGGCAGTACTGTTGCGCAGCGGTGACTGCGCACAGCTTGAGGCGGCTCTGGAAGCCCGCTTTGGCAACAAGATCGACGCCACGCAAAGCGAAGCTTTTCTGCTGGATCTGGACGCCATCGACGCCCCGGGCAGCCTGGACCTGGACCAGATCCGCGCGCTGTTCCTCGCCAAAGGCATTCGCATTATTGCCCTGCGCCATCGCGATATGGCCGTGGCCGAAATCGCGCGCCAGCATGGCCTGGCCTACGTCAATACCAGTGCCAGCCCACGTAGCGAGCTGTCGCTGCCAGCCGCCAGCGAGCCACCACCGCCCGCCGCACCGGCGGCGGCCCCTGCGCCGGCCACCACCCTGATCGTGGATCGCCCGGTACGCGCCGGCCAGCAGATCTACGCCAAAGGGGGAGATCTGGTCGTGCTGGCCACGGTGAATGTCGGCGCCGAGCTGATTGCCGATGGCAGCATTCATGTCTATGCCCCCATGCGTGGCCGAGCCCTGGCCGGTGCGCGTGGTAATACCCAGGCGCGCATCTTTGTACAAGGCATGCAAGCCGAGCTGGTTTCCATTGCCGGTGTCTATCGCACCATCGAGCAGGCACTGCCCGACAGCATCCAGGGCAAACCGACCCAAATCTATCTAGAAAACGAGCGCCTCGTCATGACGGCGCTTGGCGAATAA
- the greB gene encoding transcription elongation factor GreB has product MSKAFTREQDEDADDDLPAEQRLPASTKNYITPAGWERLRQELNQLVKHERPHMTQVVNWAASNGDRSENGDYLYGKRRLREIDRRIRFLTKRLEIAEVVDPERREACDQVFFAATVDILRGNGNEQTLSIVGVDEIDLSRGHISWISPIARVLLKAREGDTVYFRGPDGEEEIEILAVRYQRIGD; this is encoded by the coding sequence ATGAGCAAGGCCTTTACCCGAGAGCAGGACGAAGACGCCGACGACGATCTGCCGGCAGAGCAGCGCCTGCCTGCGTCAACCAAGAACTACATTACCCCCGCCGGCTGGGAGCGGTTGCGCCAGGAGCTGAACCAGCTGGTGAAGCACGAGCGCCCGCACATGACCCAGGTGGTGAACTGGGCGGCCAGCAACGGCGACCGTTCGGAAAACGGCGATTACCTGTACGGCAAGCGCCGGCTGCGCGAGATCGACCGCCGCATCCGCTTTCTGACCAAACGGCTGGAAATCGCCGAAGTGGTGGACCCGGAGCGGCGCGAAGCCTGCGACCAGGTATTCTTTGCTGCCACGGTGGACATCCTGCGCGGCAACGGCAACGAGCAGACGCTGAGCATTGTCGGCGTGGACGAGATCGACCTGTCGCGCGGCCATATCAGCTGGATTTCGCCGATCGCCCGCGTGCTGCTGAAGGCACGAGAAGGGGACACCGTGTATTTCCGTGGCCCGGATGGCGAGGAAGAGATCGAGATTCTGGCGGTGCGCTATCAGCGCATCGGGGATTAA
- a CDS encoding ScpA family protein, whose product MTDTDFQLTPPALPASVPIAHVFGQPVLEVPQDLFIPPDALQLILESFEGPLDLLLYLIRKQNLDVLNIPMAEVTAQYMGYIDAMRDGRLELAAEYLLMAALLIEIKSRLLLPRPPVEGEDDPDDPRAELVRRLLEYEQMKLAALALDKLPQADRDFAWLAVLVEQSAEQRLPDVSPLDLRQAWLAILSRAKHNRHHKVEKDELSVREQMSWILRYLDGRDYVAFEELFDIHKGVAHLVVNFIAVLELVKEGMIKVSQDEPYQPIYVRLALV is encoded by the coding sequence ATGACCGACACCGACTTCCAGCTTACGCCCCCCGCCTTGCCCGCCAGCGTGCCCATCGCCCACGTTTTCGGCCAGCCGGTGCTGGAAGTGCCGCAAGACCTGTTTATCCCCCCCGACGCGCTGCAGCTGATTCTGGAAAGCTTCGAAGGCCCGCTCGACCTGCTGCTCTACCTTATCCGCAAGCAGAACCTGGACGTGCTCAACATCCCCATGGCTGAGGTTACCGCGCAGTACATGGGCTATATCGATGCCATGCGCGACGGCCGGCTGGAGCTGGCCGCCGAATACCTGCTGATGGCCGCGCTGCTGATCGAAATCAAATCGCGCCTGCTGCTGCCGCGCCCGCCGGTAGAAGGCGAAGACGACCCGGACGACCCGCGTGCCGAGCTGGTGCGCCGCCTGCTGGAGTACGAGCAAATGAAGCTGGCCGCGCTGGCGCTGGACAAGCTGCCGCAAGCCGACCGCGACTTTGCCTGGCTAGCCGTGCTGGTAGAGCAGTCTGCCGAGCAACGCCTGCCCGACGTCAGCCCGCTGGACCTGCGCCAGGCCTGGCTGGCCATCCTGTCGCGCGCCAAGCACAACCGCCACCACAAGGTAGAAAAAGACGAGCTATCGGTACGCGAGCAAATGAGCTGGATCCTGCGCTACCTGGACGGCCGCGACTACGTGGCGTTTGAAGAGCTGTTCGACATCCACAAAGGCGTCGCCCACCTGGTGGTGAACTTCATCGCCGTGCTGGAGCTGGTGAAAGAGGGCATGATCAAGGTCAGCCAGGACGAACCGTACCAGCCCATCTACGTGCGCCTCGCGCTGGTGTAG
- the minE gene encoding cell division topological specificity factor MinE has product MSLIDMIFGKRQKTASIARERLQIILAHERNGRSAPDYLPALQRELMEVISKYVSVNLDDIKVQVERQDDFEVLEVNIVLPEHQR; this is encoded by the coding sequence ATGTCCCTGATCGATATGATTTTTGGCAAACGCCAGAAAACCGCCTCCATCGCACGCGAACGTCTGCAGATCATCCTGGCGCACGAACGCAACGGCCGTAGCGCGCCAGACTACCTGCCCGCGCTGCAGCGCGAACTGATGGAGGTAATCTCCAAGTATGTCTCGGTAAACCTGGATGACATCAAGGTACAGGTAGAACGCCAGGACGACTTCGAGGTTCTGGAAGTCAACATCGTGCTGCCGGAACACCAGCGCTAA
- a CDS encoding YnfA family protein, which translates to MRTFALFVVTALAEIIGCYLPWLWLKQGASAWLLLPAAASLALFAWLLTLHPDASGRIYAAYGGVYVSVALLWLWAVDGVRPTLWDAAGVALCLAGMLVIMLAPRS; encoded by the coding sequence ATGCGTACCTTTGCCCTGTTTGTTGTGACCGCGCTAGCCGAAATCATCGGTTGCTATTTGCCGTGGCTGTGGCTGAAGCAGGGCGCGTCGGCGTGGCTGCTGCTGCCGGCGGCGGCCAGCCTGGCGCTGTTTGCCTGGCTGCTCACGCTGCACCCGGATGCGTCCGGCCGCATTTACGCCGCCTATGGCGGGGTGTACGTCAGCGTGGCGCTGCTGTGGTTGTGGGCGGTGGACGGCGTGCGGCCAACCCTGTGGGATGCCGCTGGCGTAGCACTATGTCTGGCAGGGATGTTGGTGATCATGCTGGCGCCGCGTAGCTAG